A single genomic interval of Symbiobacterium terraclitae harbors:
- a CDS encoding response regulator, producing MRILVADDEPIEREALRVLVQRHLPEAEVVGEAGTGTQAVDLAERLHPDVILLDIQMPGLTGLEALHEIRNRCPDTRCVIVSAYDYFHFACEALRLGAADYLLKPVKRDQMVDLLRRLAREIASERQRRQDDLAHKEQLSLVRPLAEAELFRLLISGDCPDRRATLQQFLGVELQAGLCMVLGLTARSLPPDMPEAERTDLKNRAFQYLRSLAHSLCTCVVGPEEDGVTPLLIAVDLPIDEYHARTWSSALARRLRDRVKEQTGVRLRAGIGTPATPGAFLRSYQEAQAAFRFEDVSEKVTHFGDLEEGLLPEGGDPRLAPPHLPDRWRPTPAVLTAVETGKRFIEEHFAEDLSLERVAREVSLTPYYFSKIFSRVCGESVVDYLTRVRIETAKRLLADPAVTIKETCFAVGYNDPNYFSRVFKKVTGQTPTEYRTSLV from the coding sequence ATGCGCATCCTGGTGGCTGACGACGAGCCCATCGAGCGGGAGGCCCTGCGCGTCCTGGTTCAGCGCCACCTGCCCGAGGCCGAGGTGGTCGGCGAGGCCGGCACCGGCACCCAGGCCGTGGACCTGGCCGAGCGCCTGCACCCCGACGTGATCCTGCTGGACATCCAGATGCCCGGGCTCACCGGGCTGGAGGCCCTGCACGAGATCCGGAACCGCTGCCCCGACACCCGCTGCGTCATCGTGAGCGCCTACGACTACTTCCACTTCGCCTGCGAGGCCCTGCGGCTGGGCGCGGCGGACTACCTGCTGAAGCCCGTCAAGCGGGACCAGATGGTGGACCTCCTGCGCCGCCTGGCCCGGGAGATCGCCTCGGAGCGGCAGCGCCGGCAGGACGACCTGGCGCACAAGGAACAGCTCTCCCTGGTCCGCCCGCTGGCGGAGGCCGAGCTCTTCCGGCTGCTCATCAGCGGCGACTGCCCCGACCGGCGCGCCACCCTGCAGCAGTTTCTCGGCGTCGAGCTGCAGGCCGGCCTCTGCATGGTCCTGGGCCTCACGGCCCGGTCGCTGCCCCCCGACATGCCGGAGGCCGAGCGCACCGACCTGAAGAACCGGGCCTTCCAGTACCTCCGGTCCCTGGCCCACTCCCTCTGCACGTGCGTCGTCGGGCCGGAGGAGGACGGGGTGACGCCGCTGCTCATCGCCGTGGACCTGCCCATCGACGAGTACCACGCCCGCACGTGGTCCTCCGCGCTGGCCCGGCGCCTGCGCGACCGGGTGAAGGAGCAGACGGGCGTGCGGCTGCGGGCGGGCATCGGCACACCGGCGACCCCGGGGGCGTTCCTCCGCTCCTACCAGGAGGCCCAGGCCGCCTTCCGCTTCGAGGACGTGTCGGAGAAGGTCACCCACTTCGGCGACCTGGAGGAGGGGCTCCTGCCGGAGGGGGGCGACCCCCGGCTGGCCCCCCCGCACCTCCCCGACCGCTGGCGGCCGACGCCGGCCGTGCTGACGGCCGTGGAGACGGGCAAGCGGTTCATCGAGGAGCACTTCGCCGAGGACCTCTCCCTCGAGCGGGTGGCCCGGGAGGTCTCCCTCACCCCCTACTACTTCTCGAAGATCTTCAGCCGGGTCTGCGGCGAGAGCGTCGTCGACTACCTCACGCGCGTCCGCATCGAGACGGCGAAGCGCCTCCTGGCGGACCCGGCGGTGACCATCAAGGAGACCTGCTTCGCGGTGGGCTACAACGACCCCAACTACTTCAGCCGGGTCTTCAAGAAGGTCACGGGGCAGACGCCCACCGAGTACCGCACAAGCCTGGTCTAG
- a CDS encoding sugar ABC transporter substrate-binding protein, giving the protein MRCLTALLAALALLLSSCGAQQAGLGESDPGILIGFSLDTLQEERWQRDRDLFVARARELGAEVIVQAASGDTFLQMSQAENMIARGVDVLVVVAHDAATMGPIVRAAREAGVKVVAYDRLITYVDLDFYLAFDHERAGAMQAEYLVGRVPRGRYVLLGGASADHSAYLLRRGVYSVLEPLKADGQIEIVLDELIPGLTPEEAEALVDRLLTGWGASDGAATDPAAEGLPPAEPPFDAVIAADDAAARGAVAALARHGLAGRVPVAGQNADLDALQRILAGTQTMTVYKPIKELAAAAAEVAVALARGGRPDAPAATSNGKHDVPTLLLEPVAVDGTNWMETVVADGFHRKEDILGIPN; this is encoded by the coding sequence GTGCGCTGTCTCACCGCCCTGCTGGCGGCCCTCGCCCTGCTCCTCTCGTCCTGCGGCGCGCAGCAGGCCGGCCTGGGCGAGTCCGACCCCGGGATCCTCATCGGCTTCAGCCTGGACACGCTGCAGGAGGAGCGCTGGCAGCGCGACCGCGACCTGTTCGTGGCCCGGGCGCGCGAGCTCGGCGCAGAGGTGATCGTACAGGCCGCCTCCGGAGACACCTTCCTCCAGATGAGCCAGGCGGAGAACATGATCGCCCGCGGCGTGGACGTCCTCGTCGTCGTCGCGCACGACGCGGCGACCATGGGACCCATCGTCAGGGCGGCGCGGGAGGCGGGCGTGAAGGTCGTCGCCTACGACCGGCTGATCACCTACGTGGACCTGGACTTCTACCTCGCCTTTGACCACGAGCGGGCGGGCGCGATGCAGGCCGAGTACCTGGTCGGGCGGGTGCCCCGGGGGCGGTACGTGCTCCTGGGCGGCGCGTCGGCGGACCACAGCGCCTACCTGCTGCGGCGCGGCGTGTACAGCGTGCTGGAACCGCTCAAGGCCGACGGGCAGATCGAGATCGTGCTGGATGAGCTGATCCCCGGCCTCACCCCGGAGGAGGCCGAGGCCCTGGTCGACCGGCTGCTGACCGGCTGGGGCGCATCCGATGGGGCGGCCACTGATCCTGCCGCCGAAGGGCTTCCACCGGCTGAGCCGCCCTTCGACGCCGTGATTGCGGCGGACGACGCGGCCGCGCGCGGCGCCGTCGCCGCCCTCGCCCGCCACGGGCTGGCGGGCCGGGTGCCGGTCGCCGGCCAGAACGCCGACCTGGACGCGCTGCAGCGCATTCTGGCCGGCACGCAGACCATGACCGTCTACAAGCCCATCAAGGAGCTGGCGGCCGCTGCCGCCGAGGTGGCGGTCGCCCTGGCCAGGGGCGGGCGCCCGGACGCGCCGGCGGCCACGTCCAACGGGAAGCATGACGTCCCGACGCTGCTGCTGGAACCGGTGGCCGTGGACGGGACCAACTGGATGGAGACCGTCGTGGCCGACGGCTTCCACCGCAAGGAGGACATTCTTGGCATCCCCAACTAG
- a CDS encoding ABC transporter substrate-binding protein codes for MKRTVKVSLVATLCAALLLAAGCGGAPSQPANQGGSNQPSGSQSPVSGSEAGGEKQVEIFSWWTGAGEAAGLEGLIKLFTEKHPDIEVINAAVAGGAGTNAKAVLASRMSGGNPPDTFQVHAGHELLDTWVAADKMEPLNFLYESEGWYDVFPKQLVEMMSKDGNVYSVAVNIHRGNVMFYNKKVFDENNLTPPTTFDEFFTVAEALKAKGITPLALGDKEPWTALHLFESVLLGVIGPEKYNGLFDGSVSWDDPGVREALETFKRMLQYVNDDHAARNWQDASQLVAQGKAAMNVMGDWAKGYFTTDLNLKGNVDFGWAPSWNTEGTFMVISDTFGLPKGIQHREATIEFLKVLGSREGQDVFNPLKGSIPARTDADVSKYDDYSKEAMQDWSTNELTPSIAHGSAASPGFSEKITQVITVFVTTGNVDQAVADLVAAAGAELK; via the coding sequence ATGAAGCGCACCGTGAAGGTAAGTCTCGTCGCGACGCTCTGCGCCGCCTTGCTGCTGGCTGCCGGCTGCGGCGGTGCACCGTCCCAGCCCGCGAACCAGGGCGGGTCGAACCAGCCGTCCGGATCCCAGTCCCCGGTCTCCGGCAGTGAGGCCGGCGGCGAGAAGCAGGTCGAGATCTTCTCCTGGTGGACGGGCGCAGGCGAGGCCGCCGGCCTCGAGGGCCTGATCAAGCTCTTCACCGAGAAGCACCCGGACATCGAGGTCATCAACGCGGCGGTGGCCGGCGGCGCCGGCACCAACGCCAAGGCGGTTCTCGCCAGCCGCATGAGCGGCGGCAACCCGCCCGACACGTTCCAGGTGCACGCGGGCCACGAGCTGCTCGACACCTGGGTGGCGGCCGACAAGATGGAGCCACTCAACTTCCTCTACGAGTCTGAAGGCTGGTACGACGTCTTCCCGAAGCAGCTCGTCGAGATGATGAGCAAGGACGGCAACGTCTACAGCGTCGCCGTGAACATCCACCGCGGCAACGTGATGTTCTACAACAAGAAGGTCTTCGACGAGAACAACCTCACCCCGCCGACCACCTTCGACGAGTTCTTCACGGTGGCCGAGGCCCTGAAGGCCAAGGGGATCACCCCGCTGGCGCTGGGCGACAAGGAGCCCTGGACCGCGCTGCACCTGTTCGAGTCGGTGCTGCTGGGCGTCATCGGGCCGGAGAAGTACAACGGCCTGTTCGACGGCTCGGTCTCGTGGGACGACCCCGGCGTGCGCGAGGCGCTGGAGACCTTCAAGCGGATGCTGCAGTACGTCAACGACGACCACGCCGCCCGCAACTGGCAGGATGCCTCGCAGCTGGTGGCCCAGGGCAAGGCGGCCATGAACGTGATGGGCGACTGGGCGAAGGGCTACTTCACCACCGACCTGAACCTGAAGGGGAACGTGGACTTCGGCTGGGCGCCGTCCTGGAACACCGAGGGCACCTTCATGGTGATCTCGGACACCTTCGGCCTGCCGAAGGGCATCCAGCACCGGGAGGCGACCATCGAGTTCCTGAAGGTGCTGGGCTCCAGGGAGGGCCAGGACGTCTTCAACCCGCTCAAGGGCTCGATTCCCGCCCGGACCGACGCCGACGTCAGCAAGTACGACGACTACAGCAAGGAGGCCATGCAGGACTGGTCGACCAACGAGCTGACCCCGTCCATCGCGCACGGGTCGGCGGCCAGCCCCGGCTTCTCCGAGAAGATCACCCAGGTGATCACGGTCTTCGTCACCACGGGCAACGTGGACCAGGCGGTCGCCGACCTGGTGGCGGCGGCCGGCGCCGAGCTCAAGTAA
- a CDS encoding carbohydrate ABC transporter permease: protein MHGQRLERFVPFLMVLPSIILIAIFVYGFIGWTGYVSVSNWNTFVPDFSFAGLKNYAYLFRDFRFQSDLRNTLFFSVLFIGSCLVIGLALAVLVDQKLRGAAFFRNVFLFPMALSFVVTGVVWQWILNPSTGVNLWLRALGVENPPLWYVSTQVVPKIALGRIQFGLPLAILAVVIAGVWQQSGFAMATYLAGLQSIPEEVREAASVDGATEWQKFRYVILPMLRPMTITIVIMLAHVSLKTFDLVYAMTGPGAGYVTDVPGVYMFETSFRGNHYANGAGIAMVMLILSAAVTVPYLLGRGRRDLGDVDIN, encoded by the coding sequence ATGCACGGCCAACGGCTGGAACGGTTCGTGCCGTTCCTGATGGTACTGCCTTCCATCATCCTGATCGCCATCTTCGTCTACGGCTTCATCGGCTGGACCGGATACGTCTCGGTCTCCAACTGGAACACCTTCGTCCCGGACTTCTCCTTCGCAGGGCTCAAGAACTACGCCTACCTGTTCAGGGACTTCCGCTTCCAGTCGGACCTGCGCAACACGCTCTTCTTCAGCGTCCTCTTCATCGGCTCGTGCCTGGTCATCGGCCTGGCGCTGGCGGTGCTGGTCGACCAGAAGCTCCGGGGGGCCGCGTTCTTCCGCAACGTCTTCCTCTTCCCCATGGCCCTCTCGTTCGTCGTGACGGGCGTGGTCTGGCAGTGGATCCTGAACCCCTCGACGGGCGTCAACCTCTGGCTGAGGGCGCTGGGGGTGGAGAACCCCCCGCTCTGGTACGTGAGCACGCAGGTCGTCCCCAAGATCGCCCTCGGCCGGATCCAGTTCGGCCTGCCGCTGGCGATCCTTGCGGTGGTCATCGCCGGCGTCTGGCAGCAGTCGGGCTTCGCGATGGCCACCTACCTGGCCGGGCTGCAGTCGATCCCCGAGGAGGTGCGGGAGGCGGCCAGCGTGGACGGCGCCACCGAGTGGCAGAAGTTCCGCTACGTCATCCTGCCGATGCTGCGGCCGATGACCATCACCATCGTGATCATGCTGGCCCACGTCTCGCTGAAGACCTTCGACCTGGTCTACGCGATGACGGGCCCGGGGGCCGGCTACGTCACCGACGTCCCCGGCGTGTACATGTTCGAGACCTCGTTCCGGGGCAACCACTACGCCAACGGCGCCGGCATCGCCATGGTCATGCTGATCCTCTCGGCGGCCGTGACCGTGCCGTACCTGCTTGGCAGAGGGCGGAGGGATCTGGGCGATGTCGACATCAACTAG
- a CDS encoding sensor histidine kinase: MRLNTVQGRLTATMMLIVVLLSAFALQMFTHSRATAQMYQERLSDLVRVAELTQAVDEAAGTLGQLATGPSADQTEARFRELRTTIYRLRRELPTTTVSPGGARLMADLDNMTDSFLVEAGAAIYAFRAANLDRYYEHDREAATIARYVRETADRLLSAELEAFRQVYPEVLTRDRLLQNLALGVLAAVIALVVAAAWSFARSVTDPLQALAGAARRIAGGDLTGPAVPVGTDEEIRVVGQAFNQMQESLRRHMAELASKAELERRLRHEEMENLQTQSLLREAELRALQSQVNPHFLFNTLNMVAKTALIEGADRTCGLLETVADLLRYSLRAPDRPVTLAEEVAQVRRYMTIQQERFRERIRFTCEVDESALALTIPCLMVQPLVENAVLHGIGSREHGGTVALAVKRAGDRVQVSVADDGVGIPEDRLQALMEGTAEIHALGHSTGLGIYNVRRRLDLFYRGEAGFQIESAPGRGTRCLIELPYRQEWLPAGASEERHGGENHAHPGG; this comes from the coding sequence CGGCCTTCGCCCTCCAGATGTTCACCCACTCCCGGGCCACCGCGCAGATGTACCAGGAGCGCCTCTCCGACCTGGTCCGCGTGGCCGAGCTGACGCAGGCCGTCGACGAGGCGGCCGGCACGCTGGGCCAGCTGGCCACCGGCCCCTCCGCCGACCAGACGGAGGCGCGGTTCCGCGAGCTGCGCACGACGATCTACCGCCTGCGCCGGGAGCTGCCGACGACGACGGTGAGCCCCGGGGGCGCCCGGCTGATGGCCGACCTCGACAACATGACCGACAGCTTCCTGGTGGAGGCCGGCGCCGCCATCTACGCCTTCCGCGCCGCCAACCTCGACCGGTACTACGAGCACGACCGGGAGGCGGCCACCATCGCCCGGTACGTGCGGGAGACCGCGGACCGCCTGCTCTCGGCAGAGCTCGAGGCGTTCCGGCAGGTCTACCCCGAAGTGCTTACGCGCGACCGGCTGCTGCAGAACCTGGCGCTCGGGGTGCTCGCGGCGGTCATCGCGCTGGTGGTGGCGGCGGCGTGGTCCTTCGCCCGCAGCGTCACCGACCCGCTGCAGGCCCTGGCGGGTGCGGCGCGCCGGATCGCCGGCGGGGACCTGACCGGCCCCGCGGTGCCCGTGGGCACCGACGAGGAGATCCGGGTGGTGGGCCAGGCCTTCAACCAGATGCAGGAGAGCCTCAGGCGCCACATGGCGGAGCTGGCCTCCAAGGCGGAGCTGGAGCGGCGGCTGCGCCACGAGGAGATGGAGAACCTGCAGACCCAGAGCCTCCTCCGGGAGGCCGAGCTGCGCGCCCTGCAGTCGCAGGTGAACCCCCACTTCCTCTTCAACACCCTGAACATGGTGGCCAAGACGGCCCTGATCGAGGGAGCCGACCGGACCTGCGGCCTGCTGGAGACGGTGGCCGACCTCCTGCGCTACAGCCTGCGGGCGCCGGACCGGCCGGTGACGCTGGCGGAGGAGGTCGCGCAGGTCCGCCGCTACATGACGATCCAGCAGGAGCGCTTCCGCGAGCGCATCCGCTTCACCTGCGAGGTGGACGAGTCCGCCCTGGCGCTCACCATCCCGTGCCTCATGGTGCAGCCGCTGGTGGAGAACGCTGTGCTGCACGGCATCGGTTCCCGGGAGCACGGGGGAACCGTGGCGCTGGCGGTGAAGCGCGCAGGCGACCGGGTGCAGGTCTCCGTTGCGGACGATGGCGTGGGCATCCCGGAGGATCGGCTCCAGGCGCTGATGGAGGGCACGGCCGAGATCCACGCCCTGGGCCACTCCACCGGACTGGGGATCTACAACGTGAGGCGCCGCCTCGACCTGTTCTACCGGGGCGAGGCCGGCTTCCAGATCGAGAGCGCCCCCGGCCGGGGGACGCGCTGCCTGATCGAGCTGCCCTACCGCCAGGAGTGGCTCCCGGCCGGGGCGTCCGAGGAACGACACGGGGGGGAGAACCATGCGCATCCTGGTGGCTGA